One genomic window of Streptococcus mitis includes the following:
- a CDS encoding toprim domain-containing protein, which yields MGIEECKQISILDVANRLGISFKQVSSSVYEHPEHDSFRIFSTTNTFKWFSRDIQGDVIDFVRLVKGISFKEALAFLSEEPFQKEAIQEKRERPFYYPLKRVEDSNCSLTRYYLTECRGISEEIIQKMIQQGLIAQASWKTNETVEPVNVFKSFDHRHKLQAASLQGIYKNHSLPRERLKTILKGSHGHVGISFDIGKPNRLVFCESFIDLMSYYELHQQSLTNVRLVSMEGLKRSVVAYQTLRLIAEENQKLEFLDTVTPSKLLHLINTIRDTTTYFDNHPDLLTLAVDCDDAGKDFSDKLSQSGFPVFLDLPDNESGKEKVDWNDVLREKKSDLQLMIETAKETLRNQPVRQTSQCLEL from the coding sequence ATGGGAATAGAAGAATGTAAGCAAATTTCAATTCTTGATGTAGCCAATCGTTTAGGTATCTCCTTTAAACAAGTTTCGAGCAGTGTCTATGAACATCCTGAACACGATTCATTTCGGATTTTTTCAACTACCAATACTTTTAAATGGTTTTCAAGAGATATTCAAGGTGATGTCATTGATTTTGTTCGACTTGTTAAGGGAATTTCCTTTAAAGAAGCTCTAGCCTTTCTTTCTGAAGAACCTTTTCAAAAAGAAGCTATTCAAGAAAAAAGAGAGAGACCATTTTATTATCCTTTAAAGAGAGTAGAAGATTCTAACTGCAGTTTGACTAGATATTACTTAACAGAATGTAGAGGAATCTCAGAAGAAATCATACAAAAGATGATTCAACAAGGTTTGATAGCACAAGCTAGTTGGAAAACAAATGAAACAGTTGAACCTGTTAACGTTTTTAAAAGCTTTGATCATCGCCACAAGCTGCAGGCAGCAAGCTTACAAGGAATTTATAAGAATCACTCTCTTCCTAGAGAAAGGTTAAAAACGATTCTAAAAGGAAGCCATGGACATGTTGGAATATCCTTTGACATTGGTAAACCAAATAGACTGGTCTTTTGTGAATCGTTCATCGACTTGATGAGCTATTACGAACTTCATCAACAAAGTCTAACTAATGTTCGTTTGGTATCTATGGAAGGATTAAAAAGGTCTGTTGTTGCTTATCAAACTTTACGACTAATAGCTGAAGAAAATCAGAAGTTGGAATTTTTAGATACAGTAACACCTTCAAAGTTATTGCATTTGATCAATACAATTCGTGATACCACCACCTATTTCGATAATCATCCTGATTTATTGACACTTGCGGTAGATTGTGATGATGCAGGAAAAGATTTTTCTGATAAGTTATCTCAATCAGGATTTCCTGTTTTTCTGGATTTGCCTGATAATGAATCTGGGAAAGAAAAAGTAGACTGGAATGATGTCCTTAGAGAAAAGAAATCAGATTTACAATTGATGATCGAGACTGCAAAAGAGACATTGAGGAATCAACCAGTAAGACAAACCTCTCAATGTTTAGAATTGTGA
- a CDS encoding DUF5965 family protein codes for MTIIERLEEKVTRQESKVARETEKLAAYKEQLETAMFATFKRRQSISHMSFEEALDHAFGRERQFDDSEFRKDEMSE; via the coding sequence ATGACCATTATTGAACGCTTAGAAGAAAAGGTCACTAGGCAAGAAAGCAAGGTAGCAAGAGAGACAGAAAAACTCGCTGCTTACAAAGAGCAACTGGAGACAGCGATGTTTGCGACGTTCAAAAGGCGTCAAAGCATTAGTCACATGAGTTTTGAAGAAGCTCTTGACCATGCCTTTGGTAGAGAAAGACAATTCGATGATTCTGAATTTAGAAAGGATGAAATGAGTGAATGA
- a CDS encoding DUF5945 family protein: MTKDWNFNQPLESKSENQEDPDKIAALFGNHQGGNDVNYEAAFQKRKQAPVTESNPSSKPKVTEVRTGKETDITTSYQQHLKRLIADNNSDIQSSQKKIEELHTLIDTKNKDNKKLQSIYDAISELH, translated from the coding sequence ATGACAAAAGATTGGAATTTTAATCAACCATTAGAGAGTAAATCAGAAAATCAAGAAGATCCAGATAAAATTGCGGCCTTATTTGGAAATCATCAAGGAGGTAATGATGTAAATTATGAAGCAGCTTTTCAAAAGCGAAAACAAGCACCTGTGACGGAATCAAATCCTAGTTCTAAACCTAAAGTTACAGAGGTTAGAACAGGAAAAGAGACAGATATCACTACAAGTTATCAGCAACATCTTAAAAGACTTATTGCGGATAACAATAGCGATATTCAAAGTAGTCAAAAGAAAATTGAAGAGCTACATACGTTGATCGACACAAAGAATAAAGACAATAAGAAATTGCAGTCCATTTATGATGCGATTTCCGAATTACACTAA
- the pezA gene encoding type II toxin-antitoxin system antitoxin PezA: MIGKNIKSLRKTHDLTQDDFARIVGISRNSLSRYENGTSSVSTELIDIICQKFNVSYVDIVGEDKMLNPVEDYELTLKIEIVKERGANLLSRLYRYQDSQGISIDDESNPWILMSDDLSDLIHTNIYLVDNFDEIERYSGYLDGIERMLEISEKRMVA, from the coding sequence ATGATTGGAAAGAACATAAAATCCTTACGTAAAACACATGACTTAACACAAGACGACTTTGCCCGAATTGTAGGAATTTCTCGAAATAGCTTGAGCCGGTATGAAAATGGAACGAGTTCAGTCTCTACGGAACTAATAGACATCATTTGTCAGAAGTTTAATGTATCTTATGTCGATATTGTAGGAGAAGATAAAATGCTCAATCCTGTTGAAGATTATGAATTGACTTTAAAAATTGAAATTGTGAAAGAAAGAGGAGCTAATCTATTATCACGACTCTATCGTTATCAAGATAGTCAGGGAATTAGCATTGATGATGAATCTAATCCTTGGATTTTAATGAGTGATGATCTATCTGACTTGATTCATACGAATATCTATTTAGTAGATAATTTTGATGAAATAGAGAGGTATAGCGGCTATTTGGATGGAATTGAACGTATGTTAGAGATATCTGAAAAACGGATGGTAGCCTAA